The Alnus glutinosa chromosome 7, dhAlnGlut1.1, whole genome shotgun sequence genome includes a region encoding these proteins:
- the LOC133873877 gene encoding pentatricopeptide repeat-containing protein At2g17525, mitochondrial-like, which translates to MIKPTGLRTLITRTIHDNISGDALHISRPLGTQVVKQKHSSMPKISNSSTLAVFSPEAYQRFLLLRRKSKPISSSSSTSSYPVPTQEQIAHLILNQKSASQALETFRRASKLPHFSHSQSTYRALICNLCAFRCFDTVKDLLDEMPNSIGSAPDDDIFVTIIRGLGRARMVKQVIKVVDLVSQFEKKPSLKIFNSILNVLVMDDIDLARWFYRKRMMGSGVEGDDYTFGILMKGLCLTDRIGDGFKLLQAMKSREITPNTVIYNTLLQALCRNGKTGRARSLMNEMKEPNDVTFNVLISAYSKEENLVQALVLLEKCFSLGYVPDVVSVTKVLELLCNVGRVTEAVEILERLESKGGVIDIVAYNTLIKGFCRLGKMKVGYSFLMEMERKGCLPNVDTYNILISGFCEYRMLDLALYLYKEMETDGINWSFVTYDTLIKALCSRGRMEDRFKILELMEENKVGSGIRISPYNSVLYGLYKKNQLDEALAFLTMMGKLFPRAVDRSLSILNFGAKGAIEDAKKVFDQMLGEGGAPSVVVYDRLIHGFCQQGCVREAFELVNEMVHLDYFPVAPTFNVLISGFCKQGKVSSALKLMDDMVGRGCILDITSYNPLIDALCRKGNFDKALELLSHMVQMGIVPDYSSWNSLLLCLCQETSNNMFRVTHLLQ; encoded by the coding sequence ATGATCAAGCCGACGGGCCTGAGGACTCTCATAACAAGGACCATCCATGACAACATATCTGGAGATGCTCTTCATATTTCTCGGCCTTTGGGAACACAGGTTGTAAAACAAAAGCATTCCTCGATGCCCAAAATCTCCAACTCTTCAACTCTTGCAGTCTTCTCCCCAGAAGCATATCAAAGGTTTCTTCTTCTCCGccgaaaatcaaaacccatttcatcctcctcctccacATCATCATATCCTGTCCCAACCCAGGAGCAGATTGCCCATTTGATACTAAACCAGAAATCGGCCTCCCAAGCCCTCGAAACCTTCAGACGGGCTTCCAAACTCCCACACTTCAGCCACTCGCAGTCCACCTACCGTGCTTTAATCTGCAATCTATGTGCTTTCCGTTGCTTTGATACTGTAAAGGATCTGCTCGACGAAATGCCCAACTCAATCGGGTCAGCCCCAGATGACGACATTTTCGTAACGATCATCCGTGGTCTCGGGCGGGCACGTATGGTTAAGCAAGTGATCAAAGTGGTTGACTTGGTTTCTCAGTTTGAAAAGAAACCGTCTTTGAAGATTTTCAATTCAATACTAAATGTTCTTGTCATGGACGATATTGATTTGGCTAGATGGTTTTATAGGAAGAGAATGATGGGAAGTGGTGTTGAAGGCGATGATTACACTTTTGGGATCCTAATGAAAGGGCTTTGCTTGACTGATAGGATTGGTGATGGCTTTAAGCTATTGCAAGCGATGAAGTCAAGGGAAATTACACCAAATACCGTAATTTATAACACATTACTTCAAGCACTTTGCAGGAATGGGAAAACTGGGAGAGCAAGGAGCTTGATGAATGAAATGAAGGAGCccaatgatgtgacttttaatgtCTTAATATCTGCTTACTCTAAAGAAGAGAATTTGGTTCAAGCTCTGGTTCTGTTGGAGAAGTGCTTCAGTTTGGGGTATGTGCCCGATGTTGTTTCAGTAACTAAGGTTCTGGAACTTCTCTGCAATGTTGGTCGTGTAACTGAGGCTGTTGAGATTTTGGAGAGATTGGAGAGTAAGGGAGGTGTGATTGACATTGTGgcttataatactttgataaagGGTTTTTGTAGATTAGGGAAAATGAAAGTGGGGTATTCCTTTCTGATGGAGATGGAGAGGAAGGGCTGCCTTCCAAATGTAGACACCTACAACATTTTGATCTCTGGATTTTGTGAGTATAGGATGTTGGATTTGGCTCTTTATCTGTATAAAGAGATGGAAACAGATGGGATTAACTGGAGTTTTGTAACATACGATACACTAATTAAAGCTTTGTGTTCAAGAGGCAGGATGGAAGATAGGTTTAAGATTTTGGAATTAATGGAGGAGAATAAGGTGGGATCTGGGATTCGTATTAGTCCTTATAACAGTGTGCTATATGGTCTGTATAAGAAAAATCAGTTGGATGAAGCACTCGCATTTCTGACCATGATGGGGAAGTTATTTCCTAGAGCTGTTGATAGGAGCTTGAGCATTTTAAATTTCGGTGCGAAGGGAGCTATTGAGGATGCAAAGAAGGTTTTTGATCAAATGCTTGGAGAAGGGGGAGCTCCAAGTGTTGTTGTTTATGATCGTTTAATCCATGGATTTTGCCAACAAGGATGTGTGCGTGAAGCGTTTGAACTGGTGAATGAGATGGTTCATCTTGATTATTTTCCAGTTGCACCAACATTCAATGTCCTGATCAGTGGGTTTTGCAAGCAGGGAAAAGTTAGCAGTGCTTTGAAGCTCATGGATGACATGGTTGGGAGGGGTTGCATTCTCGATATAACAAGTTATAATCCCTTGATCGACGCTCTTTGTAGGAAGGGAAATTTTGACAAGGCTTTGGAGCTCCTTTCACATATGGTACAAATGGGGATTGTCCCTGATTATTCATCGTGGAACTCTTTGCTTCTTTGTCTGTGCCAAGAAACTAGCAATAACATGTTCCGAGTAACTCACTTGTTGCAGTAG
- the LOC133873879 gene encoding mitochondrial acidic protein mam33-like encodes MPRVSPVLRKCRKALQDSDVLKVLQSEITHELSSNRFQNNQSGSLGDFLVEWDSSKSQDVVLRRKCELGEEVVVSAVLGPVTYGRDGVFPREVLMKVCLKKPGLSPILQFDCGVSDRGNTGSEFDIHNACYIQSSARVDSSAYRGPLFSSLDPQLQDALKEYLVSKGIGENLTNFLLLHLHKKEQGQYVNWLHKLESLVAKGE; translated from the exons ATGCCGCGAGTCAGTCCTGTGTTGCGCAAGTGTCGCAAAGCTCTTCAAGATTCGGACGTGCTCAAAGTCTTGCAGTCGGAGATCACACACGAGCTCTCCTCTAATCGCTTTCAG AATAATCAAAGTGGTTCCCTGGGGGATTTTTTGGTGGAATGGGACTCATCAAAATCTCAAGATGTGGTTTTGCGGAGAAAATGTGAGTTGGGGGAAGAGGTTGTTGTTTCGGCTGTTCTGGGTCCAGTTACATATGGAAGAGATGGTGTGTTTCCAAGGGAGGTTTTGATGAAAGTATGTTTGAAAAAGCCTGGCCTGAGCCCAATCTTGCAGTTTGATTGTGGAGTTTCTGACAGAGGTAATACTGGGTCTGAGTTTGACATCCATAATGCCTGCTATATCCAATCATCAGCTCGTGTGGATTCTTCAGCCTACAGAGGCCCGTTGTTTAG CTCTTTGGACCCTCAACTACAAGATGCACTCAAGGAGTATCTAGTATCCAAGGGAATTGGAGAAAACCTCACCAACTTCCTCTTGCTCCACCTACATAAGAAAGAGCAAGGTCAATACGTGAACTGGTTACACAAACTCGAATCCTTGGTGGCAAAGGGCGAGTGA
- the LOC133873878 gene encoding mitochondrial acidic protein mam33-like, which translates to MPRVSPVLRKCRKALQDSDVLKVLQSEITHELCSNRFQNIQSGSLGDFLVEWDSSKSQDVVLRRKCELGEEVVVSAVLGPVTYGRDSVFPREVLMKVCLKKPGLSSILQFDCGVSDRGNAGSEFDIHNACYIQSSARVDSSAYRGPLFSSLDPQLQDALKEYLVSKGIGENLTNFLLLHLHKKEQGQYVNWLHKLESLVAKGE; encoded by the exons ATGCCGCGAGTGAGTCCTGTGTTGCGCAAGTGTCGCAAAGCTCTTCAAGATTCGGACGTGCTCAAAGTCTTGCAGTCGGAGATCACACACGAGCTCTGCTCTAATCGCTTTCAG AATATTCAAAGTGGTTCTCTGGGGGATTTTTTGGTAGAATGGGACTCATCAAAATCTCAAGATGTGGTTTTGCGGAGAAAATGTGAGTTGGGGGAAGAGGTTGTTGTTTCGGCTGTTCTGGGTCCAGTTACATATGGAAGAGATAGTGTGTTTCCAAGGGAGGTTTTGATGAAAGTATGTTTGAAAAAGCCTGGCCTGAGCTCAATCTTGCAGTTTGATTGTGGAGTTTCTGACAGAGGTAATGCTGGGTCTGAGTTTGACATCCATAATGCCTGCTATATCCAATCATCAGCTCGTGTGGATTCTTCAGCCTACAGAGGCCCGTTGTTTAG CTCTTTGGACCCTCAACTACAAGATGCACTCAAGGAGTATCTAGTATCCAAGGGAATTGGAGAAAACCTGACCAACTTCCTCTTGCTCCACCTACATAAAAAAGAGCAAGGTCAATACGTGAACTGGTTACACAAACTCGAATCCTTGGTGGCAAAAGGCGAGTGA
- the LOC133873876 gene encoding pentatricopeptide repeat-containing protein At2g17525, mitochondrial-like — protein sequence MIKPTGLRTLITRTIHDNISGDALHISRPLGTQVVKQKHSSMPKISNSSTLAVFSPEAYQRFLLLRRKSKPISSSSSTSSYPVPTQEQIAHLILNQKSASQALETFRWASKLPHFSHSQSTYRALIRNLCAFRCFDTVKDLLDEMPNSIGSPPDDDIFVTIIRGLGRARMVKQVIKVVDLVSQFEKKPSLKIFNSILNVLVMDDIDLARWFYRKRMMGSGVEGDDYTFGILMKGLCLTDRIGDGFKLLQAMKSRGITPNTVIYNTLLHALCRNGKTGRARSLMNEMKEPNDVTFNVLISAYSKEENLVQALVLLEKCFSLGYVPDVISVTKVLELLCNVGRVTEAVEILERLESKGGVIDIVAYNTLIKGFCRLGKMKVGYSFLMEMERKGCLPNVDTYNILISGFCEYRMLDLALDLFKEMKTDGINWSFVTYDTLIKALCSGGRMEDGFKILELMEENKVGSGIRISPYNSVLYGLYKKNQLDEALAFLTMMGKLFPRAVDRSLSILNFCAEGAIEDAKKVFDQMLGEGGAPSVVVYDHLIHGFCQQGCVREAFELVNEMVHLDYFPVAPTFNALISGFCRQGKVSSALKLMNDMVGRGCILDITSYNPLIDALCRKGNFDKALELLSHMVQMGIVPNYSSWNSLLLCLCQETSNNMFRVTHLLQQIAET from the coding sequence ATGATCAAGCCGACGGGCCTGAGGACTCTCATAACAAGGACCATCCATGACAACATATCTGGAGATGCTCTTCATATTTCTCGGCCTTTGGGAACACAGGTTGTAAAACAAAAGCATTCCTCGATGCCCAAAATCTCCAACTCTTCAACTCTTGCAGTCTTCTCCCCAGAAGCATATCAAAGGTTTCTTCTTCTCCGccgaaaatcaaaacccatttcatcctcctcctccacATCATCATATCCTGTCCCAACCCAGGAGCAGATTGCCCATTTGATACTAAACCAGAAATCGGCCTCCCAAGCCCTCGAAACCTTCAGATGGGCTTCCAAACTCCCCCACTTCAGCCACTCGCAGTCCACCTACCGTGCTTTAATCCGCAATCTATGTGCTTTCCGTTGCTTTGATACTGTAAAGGATCTGCTCGACGAAATGCCCAACTCAATCGGGTCACCCCCAGATGACGACATTTTCGTAACGATCATCCGTGGTCTCGGGCGGGCACGTATGGTTAAGCAAGTGATCAAAGTGGTTGACTTGGTTTCTCAGTTTGAAAAGAAACCGTCTTTGAAGATTTTCAATTCAATACTAAATGTTCTTGTCATGGACGATATTGATTTGGCTAGATGGTTTTATAGGAAGAGAATGATGGGAAGTGGTGTTGAAGGCGATGATTACACTTTTGGGATCTTAATGAAAGGGCTTTGCTTGACTGATAGGATTGGTGATGGCTTTAAGCTATTGCAAGCGATGAAGTCAAGGGGAATTACACCAAATACCGTAATTTATAACACATTACTTCATGCACTTTGCAGGAATGGGAAAACTGGGAGAGCAAGGAGCTTGATGAATGAAATGAAGGAGCccaatgatgtgacttttaatgtCTTAATATCTGCTTACTCTAAAGAAGAGAATTTGGTTCAAGCTCTGGTTCTGTTGGAGAAGTGCTTCAGTTTGGGGTATGTGCCCGATGTTATTTCAGTAACTAAGGTTCTGGAACTTCTCTGCAATGTTGGTCGTGTAACTGAGGCTGTTGAGATTTTGGAGAGATTGGAGAGTAAGGGAGGTGTGATTGACATTGTGgcttataatactttgataaagGGTTTTTGTAGATTAGGGAAAATGAAAGTGGGGTATTCCTTTCTGATGGAGATGGAGAGGAAGGGCTGCCTTCCAAATGTAGACACCTACAACATTTTGATCTCTGGATTTTGTGAGTATAGGATGTTGGATTTGGCTCTTGATCTGTTTAAAGAGATGAAAACAGATGGGATTAACTGGAGTTTTGTTACATACGATACACTAATTAAAGCTTTGTGTTCAGGAGGTAGGATGGAAGATGGGTTTAAGATTTTGGAATTAATGGAGGAGAATAAGGTAGGATCTGGGATTCGTATTAGTCCTTATAACAGTGTGCTATATGGTCTGTATAAGAAAAATCAGTTGGATGAAGCACTCGCATTTCTGACCATGATGGGGAAGTTATTTCCTAGAGCTGTTGATAGGAGCTTGAGCATTTTAAATTTCTGTGCGGAGGGAGCTATTGAGGATGCAAAGAAGGTTTTTGATCAGATGCTTGGAGAAGGGGGAGCTCCAAGTGTTGTTGTTTATGATCATTTAATCCATGGATTTTGCCAACAAGGATGTGTGCGTGAAGCGTTTGAACTGGTGAATGAGATGGTTCATCTTGATTATTTTCCAGTTGCACCAACATTCAATGCCCTGATCAGTGGGTTTTGCAGGCAGGGAAAAGTTAGCAGTGCTTTGAAGCTCATGAATGACATGGTTGGGAGGGGTTGCATTCTCGATATAACAAGTTATAATCCCTTGATCGACGCTCTTTGTAGGAAGGGAAATTTTGACAAGGCTTTGGAGCTCCTTTCACATATGGTACAAATGGGGATCGTCCCTAATTATTCATCGTGGAACTCTTTGCTTCTTTGTCTGTGCCAAGAAACCAGTAATAACATGTTCCGAGTAACTCACTTGTTGCAGCAGATTGCTGAGACGTGA